Below is a genomic region from Elusimicrobiota bacterium.
GATATCCAAAGATGAAGCTCAGTATATGCTTGGTGAAGATTTCCTAGAAAAAACAGCGGGATGTTTACCGGCAGTATCGAGTGACGAATCGAGGTCAATACTCAATAGTGTATGTATACAAAAAGATGCGGTTCTCTCTACAGATGGGAAACGGTTGCATGTATTCAAAACCGCTAACCCAGAATTGTTTCCTGGGTTTAACGATTCGGGAATAATCGTACCTGCAAAAACAATAAAAACACTGCAAGCCATAGCCAAGCTTGAGAAAGTAAAAGTGTTGAAGATCGGGGGTTCAACAAAAACCGTGCCGAATTCAGAGGAAGATAGTCAATCCGGTATAAGCGAACCAGAAGACCCACAAATTTGTGAACCGCTATCTGTTACTTTTGAAATAGGTAACACAATACTGTCCAGCAAGGTTATTGATGGTATATACCCGGAGTGGAAAAACGTTATACCTCAGGAAGTGAAATCGGTGGTAATTATTGAAAGGA
It encodes:
- a CDS encoding DNA polymerase III subunit beta, whose protein sequence is MKFEINSEDVVKVTKLCKKVISSKSGLPVLSQIKVEVLPGKIFFSCTDLEMCLITTIECKTEGEGTFLLPFKAIEKVKSNGKVIVRYENSIEIQNSTGSVSIIPNDSEEFPMISKDEAQYMLGEDFLEKTAGCLPAVSSDESRSILNSVCIQKDAVLSTDGKRLHVFKTANPELFPGFNDSGIIVPAKTIKTLQAIAKLEKVKVLKIGGSTKTVPNSEEDSQSGISEPEDPQICEPLSVTFEIGNTILSSKVIDGIYPEWKNVIPQEVKSVVIIER